The Serratia rhizosphaerae genome has a segment encoding these proteins:
- a CDS encoding phage tail protein produces the protein MADKYDLKALKSALLQSDNHVTEVSIFGTQVFIRRLKAAELQDNEDAMKAAIEADDMKTAARLNVELLLSCIMTPDGKPVPVSALPSVDELLREHDNPTLVAAISTVKRHAVGTLEDAEKN, from the coding sequence ATGGCCGATAAATACGACCTGAAAGCATTGAAATCTGCGCTGCTGCAGTCTGATAACCATGTTACCGAGGTGTCGATTTTTGGCACCCAGGTATTTATTCGCCGCCTCAAGGCCGCAGAGCTGCAGGACAATGAAGACGCAATGAAAGCGGCGATTGAAGCCGACGACATGAAGACGGCCGCACGCTTGAACGTTGAGTTGTTGCTGTCATGCATCATGACCCCTGACGGGAAACCGGTGCCGGTCAGCGCGCTGCCGAGTGTTGATGAGCTGCTGAGGGAGCACGATAACCCGACGTTGGTGGCTGCGATCAGCACGGTGAAACGGCATGCGGTCGGCACGCTGGAAGACGCTGAAAAAAACT
- a CDS encoding phage tail protein, producing MSLTVAAISSNGKSVKYQWQKDGADIAGANAATYSKNSVVAADAGAYLAVITAEGAEPVNSAVATVTVK from the coding sequence TTGTCCCTGACTGTTGCGGCTATTTCAAGCAACGGCAAGTCCGTGAAATATCAATGGCAGAAAGACGGCGCAGATATTGCCGGCGCTAACGCTGCTACCTATTCCAAAAACTCTGTTGTTGCGGCGGATGCCGGCGCTTATCTGGCAGTGATTACTGCCGAAGGTGCCGAGCCAGTAAATAGTGCCGTTGCAACCGTTACCGTCAAATAA
- a CDS encoding phage tail protein: MADKTSPEYAMLPAGTIVKWGAVGADAATMKPLINCKAVGEMGQTGSFVDCTTLIDTTKQFISDLPEGAEKSIGFIDDPANEDFAAFLTAADDRETVQFYVELPNGRTSTSILSLSGWKMNEITAPASEVIQITVQGKQNNNTWGTATPKA; this comes from the coding sequence ATGGCTGATAAAACTTCGCCAGAGTACGCCATGCTGCCCGCTGGCACGATCGTAAAATGGGGCGCAGTTGGTGCTGACGCTGCAACAATGAAACCACTGATCAACTGCAAAGCGGTCGGTGAGATGGGGCAAACCGGCAGCTTTGTTGACTGCACCACACTGATTGATACCACCAAGCAGTTTATTTCTGACCTGCCGGAAGGCGCAGAGAAGTCGATCGGCTTTATTGACGATCCGGCCAATGAAGATTTTGCTGCGTTCCTCACTGCAGCTGACGACCGTGAAACTGTGCAGTTTTACGTTGAACTTCCAAACGGCCGTACGTCCACGTCAATTCTGTCACTGTCTGGCTGGAAGATGAACGAAATCACCGCGCCGGCGAGCGAGGTCATTCAGATCACAGTGCAGGGCAAGCAGAACAACAACACCTGGGGCACCGCCACCCCAAAGGCGTGA
- a CDS encoding HK97-gp10 family putative phage morphogenesis protein, translating into MIGIKVTGMDELARQLEALGRDVSTKILRDAGRAALVPVREDMQQHAGYDESSSGPHMRDDITIRSTTRGRAQITLRVGPSKAHHMKALAQEFGTVKQVADPFIRPALDYNKTQVLRILAAEIRYGIENR; encoded by the coding sequence ATGATTGGTATCAAAGTGACCGGTATGGATGAATTGGCGCGTCAGCTTGAAGCGCTCGGACGTGATGTTTCCACCAAAATTTTGCGAGATGCCGGCCGTGCCGCGCTGGTGCCAGTGCGGGAAGATATGCAGCAGCATGCGGGTTACGACGAATCATCAAGTGGTCCGCATATGCGCGACGACATCACTATTCGCTCTACAACGCGAGGACGTGCGCAGATAACACTGCGTGTCGGCCCCAGCAAAGCGCACCATATGAAAGCGCTGGCGCAGGAATTTGGCACGGTGAAACAAGTTGCCGATCCTTTCATTCGTCCGGCGCTTGATTACAACAAAACTCAGGTATTACGCATCCTGGCGGCAGAAATCCGCTACGGCATCGAAAACCGGTAG
- a CDS encoding phage head closure protein — MKSLRAGQLRFRIRLLRPITIRDDKTGAPVKSFEFVAEVWADAEPISNRKIRTGEQGQVVETMLFTLRPREEVTVDWQVIFQQRSFTVRAPDRSQPDRLLITAEADIRHDRV, encoded by the coding sequence ATGAAATCATTACGCGCAGGTCAACTGCGTTTTCGCATTCGTCTGCTTCGACCTATCACCATTCGCGATGATAAGACAGGCGCACCGGTGAAATCTTTCGAGTTCGTCGCTGAAGTCTGGGCGGATGCAGAACCGATTTCCAACCGCAAGATCCGCACCGGTGAGCAGGGGCAGGTGGTGGAAACCATGCTGTTTACGCTGCGACCTCGGGAAGAAGTCACCGTTGACTGGCAGGTGATTTTTCAGCAGCGAAGCTTTACCGTTCGCGCGCCTGACCGTTCGCAGCCTGACCGGTTGTTAATTACGGCGGAGGCTGATATTCGCCATGATCGAGTATGA
- a CDS encoding head-tail connector protein, with protein sequence MLELELVKEHCRLEPDFSADDNLIGVYIGAAKKHVEMYTRRTLYASASDPGYEDDEDHLLLDDDVRTAMLLCVGHWYANREAAVVGASASKLPLAVESLLQPYRIYGL encoded by the coding sequence ATGTTAGAGCTGGAATTGGTGAAAGAGCATTGCCGCCTGGAGCCTGATTTCAGTGCGGATGACAACCTGATCGGCGTCTATATCGGTGCGGCGAAAAAACATGTTGAGATGTATACCCGCCGCACACTTTATGCCAGCGCGTCAGACCCTGGCTACGAAGACGATGAAGATCACCTTTTGCTGGATGACGATGTACGAACCGCCATGCTGCTTTGCGTCGGGCACTGGTACGCTAACCGCGAAGCTGCCGTTGTTGGTGCATCTGCATCAAAGCTGCCTCTGGCTGTCGAGTCTTTACTCCAACCCTATCGGATTTACGGGCTATGA
- a CDS encoding phage major capsid protein, which produces MSEVNEILKKVTASIEDATSKFNAKAEDALKEAKKSGELSAETKDAVDKMATELNAMKAAEKTLKAALGELEQHVAQMPLNRAAEVVQSVGQQVISAAALKDFASGIQGNQRLSIPVNATLISTDVPGQIVAPQRLPGIDTAPKQRLFIRDLIAPGTTGSSTIYWVQQTGFTNKAAAVPENTAKPYSDIQFAEKITPVRTLAHMFKASKQILDDFAQLQSTVDAEMRYGLKYVEEQEILFGDGTGAHLEGIMPQASKYTPAFEVAMQNGIDDLRLAMLQAQLARFPATGHVLHFTDWAKIELTKDTLGRYILANPSALTGPTLWGLPVVATESAAFLGKFLTGAFSAGAQLFDREEANVVISTENADDFEKNMISIRCEERVALAVKRPEAFVTGAFTAPAPPSAG; this is translated from the coding sequence ATGTCTGAAGTTAATGAGATCCTGAAGAAAGTCACCGCATCGATCGAAGATGCAACCAGCAAATTTAACGCCAAGGCAGAGGATGCGCTGAAAGAAGCGAAAAAGTCCGGTGAGCTGTCCGCAGAGACCAAGGACGCTGTTGATAAAATGGCGACTGAACTGAACGCCATGAAAGCGGCAGAGAAAACCCTGAAGGCCGCACTGGGTGAACTGGAGCAGCACGTGGCGCAGATGCCACTGAATCGGGCCGCTGAAGTTGTTCAGTCTGTAGGTCAACAGGTGATTTCGGCCGCTGCGCTGAAAGACTTCGCATCCGGTATTCAGGGCAACCAGCGCTTGAGTATCCCAGTCAACGCCACACTGATTTCTACCGATGTGCCTGGGCAGATTGTGGCGCCGCAACGCCTGCCGGGTATCGATACTGCACCGAAACAACGCCTGTTTATTCGTGATTTGATCGCGCCGGGTACCACCGGTAGCAGCACCATTTATTGGGTGCAACAAACCGGATTTACCAACAAGGCCGCTGCCGTACCTGAAAATACCGCAAAGCCATACAGCGATATTCAGTTCGCGGAAAAAATCACGCCGGTACGCACATTGGCGCACATGTTCAAAGCCTCCAAGCAGATTTTGGATGACTTCGCGCAGCTGCAATCAACGGTGGATGCAGAAATGCGCTACGGCCTGAAGTATGTCGAAGAACAGGAAATTCTGTTCGGTGATGGCACTGGTGCTCATCTGGAAGGCATTATGCCGCAGGCATCGAAGTACACGCCGGCGTTTGAAGTAGCGATGCAAAACGGCATTGATGATCTTCGCCTGGCGATGCTGCAGGCTCAACTTGCGCGCTTCCCGGCAACCGGTCATGTGCTGCACTTTACCGACTGGGCCAAGATTGAGCTGACCAAGGATACGCTGGGACGTTACATCCTGGCCAATCCATCTGCGCTCACCGGCCCGACGTTGTGGGGGCTGCCTGTTGTTGCAACAGAATCCGCAGCATTCTTGGGCAAATTCCTGACCGGGGCATTCAGCGCCGGCGCGCAGCTCTTCGATCGTGAAGAAGCCAACGTGGTGATCAGTACCGAAAACGCCGACGACTTCGAGAAAAACATGATCTCGATTCGTTGCGAGGAACGAGTGGCACTGGCTGTTAAACGTCCTGAGGCCTTCGTTACCGGCGCATTCACCGCGCCTGCACCACCATCAGCAGGCTAA
- a CDS encoding head maturation protease, ClpP-related — translation MTKKQLPAAPAGRPCAGVTCEPLPSALERWNGGLKAAASDDNSISVFDVIGQDYWGEGVSVKRIAGALRSMNGADVTVNINSPGGDMFEGLAIYNLLREYQGKVTVKVLGLAASAASIIAMAGDEIQIGRGAFLMIHNCWVVALGNRHDFASMAEYLEPFDNAMADIYAARSGLDSDTIKQMMDGETYIGGSDAIEKGLADSLLSSDAVAGDDDSPAAALRKLDSLLAKTNTPRSERRKLLKSLTGNTPGAVTDPTGTPSATEPSPEILAKLDAALSGLCAAC, via the coding sequence ATGACAAAAAAACAACTTCCGGCGGCGCCGGCGGGGCGCCCCTGCGCGGGTGTAACCTGCGAGCCGCTACCATCGGCCTTGGAACGCTGGAATGGTGGGCTGAAAGCTGCCGCATCTGACGATAATTCCATTTCGGTATTCGACGTGATTGGCCAGGACTACTGGGGCGAAGGCGTTTCAGTTAAGCGTATCGCCGGCGCGCTACGTTCGATGAATGGTGCTGATGTGACCGTAAACATTAACTCGCCTGGCGGTGACATGTTTGAGGGGCTGGCGATTTACAACCTGTTGCGAGAGTACCAGGGCAAAGTGACCGTGAAGGTGCTGGGACTGGCTGCCAGTGCGGCCTCAATCATTGCGATGGCCGGTGACGAGATTCAAATCGGCCGCGGTGCTTTTCTGATGATCCATAACTGTTGGGTGGTGGCGCTTGGTAATCGCCACGACTTTGCATCAATGGCTGAATACCTGGAGCCATTCGATAACGCCATGGCTGATATTTATGCTGCCCGTTCCGGCCTCGACAGCGACACCATCAAGCAAATGATGGACGGCGAGACCTACATTGGCGGCAGTGACGCCATAGAGAAGGGGCTGGCCGACAGTCTGCTGTCGTCTGATGCGGTTGCGGGTGATGATGATTCACCAGCTGCAGCGTTGCGCAAACTGGATTCCCTACTGGCCAAAACCAACACCCCACGGTCAGAACGACGAAAACTACTGAAATCTTTAACGGGTAACACGCCAGGCGCTGTTACCGATCCAACTGGTACGCCGAGCGCTACCGAACCATCACCTGAAATCCTTGCCAAGCTGGACGCCGCATTGAGCGGGCTGTGCGCGGCGTGCTAA
- a CDS encoding phage portal protein produces MGKNKQPGRVKSALLNWLGVPISLTTGTFWQEWFGTSSSGKVVTADKAMQLSAVWACIRLLSESVSTLPLKVYRREEDGSRKLAQDHPAYQVLCRRPNLEMTPSRFMLMVVASICLRGNAFIEKKMIGRKLVALDPLLPQNMVVKRLDTGRLQYTYTENSKERVIPVERMMHIRGFGLDGVCGMMPLSSGRDVFGTAMAVDESAAKIFENGLQSSGYLSSKTALNKEQRERLRKYLAAFAGSKNAGKMMVLEGDLSYQNVTMNPEDAQMLESRAFSIEEICRWFRVPPFMVGHVTKQSSWASSVEGMNLIFLTNTLRPLLVNIEQEIARCLLDSDEDYFAEFSVEGLLRADSVGRAAYYTTALQNGWMSRNDVRRLENLPPIPGGEIYTVQLNLTPLEDLKQNNLGAQAANITRLHNYLFPDIPEEQSPLKKAA; encoded by the coding sequence ATGGGAAAGAACAAACAACCAGGGCGCGTAAAGAGCGCCCTTTTAAATTGGCTGGGTGTCCCGATCAGTCTCACTACGGGGACCTTCTGGCAGGAGTGGTTTGGCACCAGCAGTAGCGGCAAGGTCGTAACAGCTGATAAGGCCATGCAACTTTCTGCAGTCTGGGCCTGTATTCGGTTACTCAGTGAGTCCGTTTCTACGCTTCCGTTGAAGGTGTATCGCCGCGAGGAGGATGGTTCACGCAAGCTGGCTCAGGATCACCCGGCATACCAGGTACTTTGCCGGCGCCCGAATTTAGAAATGACACCGTCGCGGTTTATGCTGATGGTTGTGGCCAGCATCTGTTTGCGGGGAAATGCCTTCATTGAGAAAAAAATGATTGGCAGAAAGCTGGTGGCGCTCGATCCACTGCTGCCGCAAAACATGGTAGTAAAACGCCTCGATACCGGCCGTTTGCAATACACCTACACCGAGAACAGCAAGGAGCGAGTGATACCGGTAGAAAGGATGATGCACATTCGCGGATTTGGCCTGGATGGCGTTTGCGGCATGATGCCGCTGAGTTCCGGGCGTGATGTGTTTGGCACTGCGATGGCCGTGGATGAGTCAGCAGCAAAGATCTTCGAAAATGGCTTGCAAAGTTCTGGATACCTCAGTTCGAAAACTGCACTTAACAAAGAGCAGCGGGAACGTCTGCGCAAGTATTTGGCTGCGTTTGCCGGTTCGAAAAATGCCGGGAAAATGATGGTGCTGGAGGGAGACTTATCGTACCAGAATGTCACGATGAACCCTGAAGATGCACAGATGCTGGAGAGCCGAGCTTTTAGCATTGAGGAGATCTGCCGATGGTTTCGTGTGCCCCCGTTTATGGTCGGGCATGTGACGAAGCAAAGCAGTTGGGCATCAAGCGTTGAAGGAATGAACCTGATTTTTCTGACCAATACGCTCCGTCCGTTGCTGGTTAATATCGAGCAAGAAATTGCCCGTTGTCTTCTCGATAGCGATGAAGATTACTTTGCTGAGTTCTCTGTTGAAGGATTGTTGCGAGCTGACAGCGTTGGCCGAGCGGCGTATTACACAACGGCGCTGCAAAATGGCTGGATGAGCCGCAATGATGTTCGCCGGCTTGAGAATCTGCCGCCAATTCCTGGCGGTGAAATTTATACCGTGCAACTAAACCTGACTCCGCTTGAAGATCTGAAGCAGAACAACCTTGGTGCTCAGGCAGCCAATATTACCCGGCTTCATAACTATCTATTCCCCGACATTCCTGAAGAACAGTCACCGCTGAAGAAAGCAGCGTAG
- a CDS encoding terminase large subunit — translation MVEKKKRTRSTSSSVDPATQYAMDVESGKEIAGPDIRNSCKRHLKDLESCHARGLVWDVAAAQRAIDFFAKVLKLNGGEHEGKPFNLLPWQCFIVGSIFGWKNTDDYRRYRMIYVESGKGSGKSPLAAGIALYCLVADKEPRAEVYAAATKKDQAMILFRDAVAMVDQSPALAQRINKSGGAGKEWNLAFLQTGSFFRPISSDDGQSGPRPHCALIDEIHEHKNNQVVEMMRAGTKGRRQALIFMITNSGHDKTSVCYDYHEYGRKVAEGSIEDDSFFSFICSLDEGEDPFKDESCWKKANPSLGHTFTERYLREQVTQARGMPSKESIVRRLNFCQWVDADNPWMSSDVWMGCEDDFDIEELRGEECFGGLDLSGSRDLTALALFFPKQRKLLVEFWTPGDTLAERAKTDRVPYDAWLRGGFIHAPPGKAVKYGFVAERIADLSNLFHIVAIAFDQYRIKYLEPELDQASVSVPLVPHGQGYYKAQESGLWMPHSIELFEQSLDDGEIIIKTNPCLRWNAASAVTEADQKENRIFAKRKSTGRIDGVVASAMAIGAAEDYEPDDGDLDGFFDDPIMVGI, via the coding sequence ATGGTGGAGAAAAAGAAGAGGACCCGCTCAACCAGTTCTTCGGTTGACCCGGCCACGCAATATGCTATGGACGTTGAGTCAGGCAAGGAAATTGCCGGGCCCGATATTCGAAACTCCTGTAAGCGTCATCTAAAGGATCTTGAATCCTGCCATGCACGTGGGCTGGTCTGGGATGTAGCTGCCGCTCAGCGCGCCATCGACTTTTTCGCAAAGGTTCTGAAACTTAATGGCGGTGAGCACGAAGGAAAGCCCTTCAATCTGTTGCCGTGGCAGTGTTTCATTGTCGGCTCTATATTCGGCTGGAAAAACACGGATGATTATCGCCGGTATCGCATGATTTATGTCGAGTCCGGGAAAGGCTCCGGTAAATCACCTTTGGCTGCAGGCATCGCCCTGTACTGTCTGGTCGCTGATAAAGAGCCTCGCGCAGAAGTGTATGCAGCCGCCACTAAAAAAGACCAGGCCATGATCCTGTTCCGTGATGCTGTAGCGATGGTGGATCAGTCACCGGCACTGGCGCAGCGGATTAATAAATCCGGCGGCGCCGGAAAAGAGTGGAACCTGGCTTTTTTGCAGACAGGCTCTTTTTTCCGGCCAATCAGTTCTGATGATGGTCAGTCTGGCCCGCGCCCGCACTGCGCACTGATTGACGAAATTCACGAACATAAAAATAACCAGGTCGTGGAGATGATGCGCGCCGGCACGAAAGGCCGTCGGCAGGCGCTGATTTTCATGATCACAAACAGCGGCCACGATAAAACCAGTGTCTGCTACGACTACCACGAGTACGGGCGAAAAGTTGCCGAAGGCTCTATCGAAGATGATAGCTTTTTCTCCTTCATCTGCTCACTAGATGAGGGGGAGGATCCTTTCAAGGATGAATCATGTTGGAAAAAGGCCAACCCGTCACTGGGGCATACCTTCACTGAGCGATACCTGCGTGAACAGGTCACCCAGGCACGCGGCATGCCGTCGAAAGAGAGCATTGTTCGTAGGCTGAATTTCTGCCAGTGGGTTGATGCTGATAACCCATGGATGAGCAGTGATGTGTGGATGGGCTGCGAAGACGATTTCGATATTGAAGAGCTACGTGGTGAGGAATGCTTTGGTGGCCTTGACCTTTCCGGCTCAAGGGACTTGACGGCGCTTGCGCTGTTCTTTCCCAAACAACGTAAGTTGCTGGTGGAGTTTTGGACCCCTGGTGATACGTTGGCTGAGCGGGCCAAAACAGACCGGGTTCCTTATGACGCCTGGCTGCGTGGTGGTTTTATTCATGCGCCGCCCGGCAAGGCGGTGAAGTATGGGTTTGTTGCCGAGCGTATAGCTGATTTGTCGAATCTCTTTCATATTGTCGCGATCGCCTTTGACCAGTACCGGATTAAGTACCTTGAGCCTGAGCTTGATCAGGCGAGCGTAAGTGTGCCGTTAGTTCCGCATGGGCAAGGGTATTACAAGGCCCAGGAGTCTGGGCTGTGGATGCCGCACTCTATCGAGTTGTTCGAACAAAGTCTGGATGACGGTGAAATCATTATTAAAACCAATCCATGCCTGCGCTGGAATGCAGCGTCTGCAGTCACTGAGGCTGACCAGAAGGAAAACCGGATCTTCGCCAAGCGGAAAAGTACCGGGCGAATAGATGGTGTTGTTGCATCAGCGATGGCGATTGGCGCTGCGGAAGATTACGAGCCGGATGACGGCGATTTAGATGGCTTTTTTGATGATCCGATCATGGTGGGTATCTGA
- a CDS encoding phage terminase small subunit P27 family: MAGRRPKPTHLKVVTGNPGKRKLNDKEPQPAREIPSPPSHLTDWGKTAWGKMTVLLDGMGVLTVADTFALERLCDIYADILQLRNTIADEGRTYTVQTEGGFLIKANPAVSMLADADRRFKSYLVEFGLTPAARSKVKVDGGEKEEDPLNQFFG; encoded by the coding sequence ATGGCAGGACGACGCCCGAAACCGACCCATCTAAAGGTGGTCACCGGTAACCCGGGCAAACGAAAACTTAACGACAAAGAACCACAGCCAGCGAGAGAAATTCCCAGCCCACCTTCGCACCTGACAGATTGGGGGAAGACGGCATGGGGGAAGATGACGGTTCTACTGGATGGCATGGGGGTTCTGACCGTCGCGGATACGTTCGCGCTTGAACGCCTGTGCGATATCTACGCCGACATTCTGCAGCTAAGAAACACGATCGCTGATGAAGGGCGAACCTATACGGTTCAGACCGAAGGGGGCTTTTTGATTAAAGCTAACCCGGCGGTTTCCATGCTGGCAGATGCCGATCGTCGTTTTAAAAGTTATTTGGTGGAATTTGGCCTGACGCCAGCTGCCAGGTCAAAGGTGAAAGTAGATGGTGGAGAAAAAGAAGAGGACCCGCTCAACCAGTTCTTCGGTTGA
- a CDS encoding HNH endonuclease yields the protein MSNKKPYGSKWQAERLVFLRANPLCVMCKAMGRLEPATVVDHIVPHRMKDAKTAEEMKKAQHLFWSRKNWQGLCKPHHDSTKQRMEKTGKIIGCSVDGLPLDPESHWNR from the coding sequence ATGAGCAACAAGAAACCCTACGGCAGCAAATGGCAGGCTGAACGGCTTGTGTTTCTTCGGGCTAATCCTCTGTGTGTCATGTGCAAGGCGATGGGGCGATTAGAACCGGCAACGGTCGTTGACCATATCGTTCCGCACCGCATGAAAGATGCAAAGACAGCAGAAGAGATGAAGAAGGCTCAGCATCTGTTCTGGAGCCGTAAGAATTGGCAGGGGCTGTGCAAGCCACACCATGACTCAACAAAGCAGCGCATGGAGAAAACAGGGAAGATTATTGGGTGCTCAGTCGATGGTCTCCCTCTTGACCCTGAATCGCACTGGAACCGATGA
- a CDS encoding glycoside hydrolase family 108 protein — MTKDDIFNAILGKEGGYVNNPADKGGATRWGITERVARAHGYSGDMRQLPRETALSILTADYWTGPRFDLIAAVSPAIAAELCDTGVNMGPSVPGKWLQRWLNVFNHQQKLYPDLIVDGRIGSRTVTALNAFLSARGKEGECVLLKALNCSQGARYLELAEQRPANETFVYGWVKERVAL; from the coding sequence ATGACAAAGGACGACATCTTTAACGCGATACTCGGCAAAGAAGGCGGCTACGTTAATAACCCTGCAGATAAGGGCGGCGCTACTCGCTGGGGAATAACTGAGCGGGTTGCACGCGCACACGGATACTCCGGCGACATGCGGCAGTTACCGCGTGAAACCGCGCTATCTATCCTGACCGCTGATTACTGGACTGGCCCCCGCTTTGATTTGATTGCTGCCGTATCTCCTGCTATTGCCGCCGAACTATGCGACACGGGGGTGAACATGGGGCCGAGTGTGCCAGGTAAATGGCTGCAACGGTGGTTAAACGTGTTCAATCATCAGCAGAAACTATATCCCGACCTGATTGTCGATGGCCGAATCGGCTCGCGCACAGTGACGGCGCTTAATGCGTTTTTGTCCGCGCGGGGTAAAGAAGGTGAGTGTGTGTTGCTGAAGGCGCTGAACTGCAGCCAGGGTGCCCGTTATCTCGAACTGGCAGAGCAGCGGCCAGCGAATGAAACATTCGTGTACGGCTGGGTAAAAGAGCGGGTGGCGCTATGA
- a CDS encoding phage holin family protein, translating into MLNNYLLIVNAITCAVISARMILYRRNGATHRPIAAFFAWLLIVASASVTIRILTGDYHYANWSETLINVGFCVAVMSSRGNVMTLAKPMQRFTHDKGRHL; encoded by the coding sequence ATGCTAAATAATTACCTCTTAATCGTGAATGCCATAACCTGCGCGGTTATTTCTGCGCGGATGATTCTGTACCGCCGCAATGGTGCGACACACAGGCCGATAGCGGCATTTTTTGCATGGTTGCTGATCGTGGCCAGCGCATCGGTAACCATCAGAATATTGACCGGCGATTATCACTACGCGAACTGGTCAGAGACACTAATCAACGTTGGGTTCTGCGTCGCTGTCATGTCTTCTCGTGGCAACGTTATGACGCTGGCAAAGCCCATGCAGAGGTTCACTCATGACAAAGGACGACATCTTTAA
- a CDS encoding putative holin — protein MAEPLGTTGAATAAVTGVTVVGLLSGVDSGVLIGAFAGAVIFVLSAAEFSIWKKLALFVASLLVGILTAPFAAAIITWATPGDIEARDPVGALVASAIAVRLLMSASQNPTGFFDRFRRGGSDAK, from the coding sequence ATGGCAGAGCCTTTGGGAACCACTGGTGCGGCTACTGCGGCAGTAACGGGGGTGACTGTTGTCGGGTTACTCTCCGGTGTAGATTCTGGTGTTCTGATCGGTGCGTTCGCCGGGGCGGTCATATTCGTACTCTCTGCCGCTGAGTTTTCCATCTGGAAGAAACTGGCGCTATTCGTTGCGTCTTTGCTGGTGGGGATACTTACCGCGCCATTCGCAGCCGCAATAATCACATGGGCTACGCCCGGAGACATTGAAGCGCGTGATCCTGTTGGTGCGCTGGTGGCGTCTGCTATTGCCGTCCGGCTTTTGATGTCTGCAAGCCAAAACCCTACAGGGTTCTTTGACCGGTTCCGGCGAGGGGGGAGCGATGCTAAATAA
- a CDS encoding type II toxin-antitoxin system RelE family toxin, which yields MVTVQWTKKATKQLISIDTRYRKAIKDKVGKLTTFPAVELDIKKLKGSDSQYRMRVGDYRVIFQIENGEPVICTIQEVKRRTSTTY from the coding sequence ATGGTAACGGTTCAGTGGACGAAGAAAGCAACCAAACAGTTGATTTCGATAGACACAAGATACCGGAAAGCCATTAAGGATAAGGTCGGTAAGCTAACCACCTTCCCAGCGGTTGAGCTTGATATCAAAAAGCTTAAAGGCAGCGACAGCCAGTACCGTATGAGGGTCGGGGATTACCGAGTTATCTTCCAGATTGAAAATGGCGAACCGGTTATCTGCACGATTCAGGAAGTAAAGCGCAGAACATCGACAACCTACTAA
- a CDS encoding helix-turn-helix domain-containing protein, with the protein MSKPQYINDVAGKPQYVVLPIDEYERLISNDWADVPYRAGDNDDEVIPHDVVSIMVDQDVSLIAAWRIHRGLSQYEVAERLGTTQSAVSQWESVDSKPQKKTREKLAALYNCRPEQMTQ; encoded by the coding sequence ATGTCAAAACCTCAATACATTAACGATGTGGCAGGCAAACCGCAGTATGTTGTACTGCCAATCGATGAATATGAACGCCTCATCAGTAATGATTGGGCGGACGTTCCATACCGCGCCGGCGACAACGACGACGAAGTGATCCCTCATGATGTCGTATCAATCATGGTTGACCAGGACGTCAGCCTGATCGCCGCCTGGCGTATTCACCGTGGGCTATCTCAATATGAGGTAGCCGAACGGCTCGGCACCACACAATCAGCCGTTTCGCAGTGGGAATCCGTGGATTCAAAACCGCAGAAAAAAACCCGCGAAAAACTGGCGGCGCTATACAATTGCCGGCCAGAGCAAATGACACAATGA